The following proteins are encoded in a genomic region of Nonomuraea muscovyensis:
- a CDS encoding Rieske (2Fe-2S) protein: MNDSERGSAMPGNRPQDAGACGRASGQELGRESGQRFGRREALGAAGIAACGLALAGCGSGGQDASRVPGIKGKVIARTADVPVGGGKVVDQWKIVVTQPSEGVYKAFSAICPHRGCAVGSPENDVMTCPCHGSEFAADTGKCLKGPASGPLTPYQVKVEGDGIVVV, from the coding sequence ATGAACGATTCGGAGCGGGGCTCCGCCATGCCCGGAAACCGGCCGCAGGACGCGGGCGCGTGCGGGCGGGCGTCCGGCCAGGAGCTCGGGCGGGAGTCCGGGCAGCGGTTCGGGCGGCGCGAGGCGCTGGGCGCGGCGGGGATCGCGGCCTGCGGGCTGGCGCTGGCCGGGTGCGGCTCGGGCGGCCAGGACGCGAGCCGGGTGCCCGGCATCAAGGGCAAGGTCATCGCCAGGACGGCGGACGTGCCCGTGGGCGGCGGCAAGGTCGTCGACCAGTGGAAGATCGTTGTCACCCAGCCCAGCGAGGGCGTCTACAAGGCGTTCAGCGCGATCTGCCCGCACCGCGGCTGCGCCGTGGGCTCGCCCGAGAACGACGTCATGACCTGCCCCTGCCACGGCAGCGAGTTCGCGGCCGACACCGGCAAGTGCCTCAAGGGCCCGGCCTCCGGGCCGCTGACGCCCTACCAGGTCAAGGTGGAGGGTGACGGCATCGTCGTGGTCTGA